In the Brassica napus cultivar Da-Ae chromosome A7, Da-Ae, whole genome shotgun sequence genome, one interval contains:
- the LOC106358063 gene encoding GDSL esterase/lipase At1g28570-like isoform X1, with product MTSLDSPPRMKKLLSFFLSTLFLLTVVNSETTCRNFKSIISFGDSIADTGNLLGLSDPNNLPKVAFPPYGETFFHHPTGRFSNGRLIIDFIAEFLGFPLVPPFYGSQNANFEKGVNFAVGGATALEPSVLEERGIHFAYTNVSLGVQLQSFKDSLPNLCGSPTDCRDMIENALILMGEIGGNDYNYPLFLGKPIEEIRELVPLVITTISSAITELISMGGRTFLVPGEFPIGCAVIYLTLYKTPNKEAYDSSGCLKWLNEFAVYHDDQLQAELNKLRKLYPHVNIIYADYYNALLRLSQEPTKFGFIDRRLPACCGFGEKGMECCSDPSKYVSWDSVHMTEAAYRFMAEGVLKGPYAIPPFDWSCLNPEIKNSGSSDTKKYHLMNH from the exons ATGACGTCTCTAGATTCTCCTCCACGGATGAAGAAGCTCCTTAGCTTCTTTTTATCTACTCTTTTCCTACTCACTGTCGTCAACTCTGAGACGACTTGCCGGAACTTCAAATCGATCATCAGCTTCGGCGACTCCATTGCCGACACTGGAAACTTGCTCGGCCTCTCTGATCCTAACAATCTTCCTAAAGTAGCGTTTCCGCCGTACGGAGAAACGTTCTTCCATCATCCCACAGGCCGTTTCTCAAACGGTCGCCTCATCATCGATTTCATTG CTGAATTCTTGGGGTTTCCGCTCGTACCACCTTTTTACGGATCTCAAAATGCAAACTTTGAGAAAGGAGTTAATTTCGCGGTCGGGGGAGCAACGGCACTTGAGCCTTCAGTTCTCGAGGAGAGAGGGATTCATTTTGCTTACACCAACGTCAGTTTAGGAGTTCAGCTCCAGAGCTTCAAGGATAGTTTGCCTAACCTTTGTGGCTCCCCAACAG ACTGCAGAGATATGATCGAAAATGCTTTGATTCTCATGGGAGAAATTGGAGGGAATGACTATAATTACCCACTCTTTCTTGGCAAACCCATTGAAGAGATCAGAGAGCTGGTTCCACTTGTGATCACTACTATCTCTTCTGCAATCACG gAGTTGATTAGTATGGGGGGAAGAACATTTCTGGTGCCAGGAGAGTTCCCGATCGGATGCGCAGTAATCTACTTGACATTATATAAAACACCAAACAAGGAAGCATACGATTCTTCAGGTTGTTTGAAATGGCTGAACGAGTTTGCAGTATACCACGACGACCAGCTTCAGGCAGAACTCAACAAGCTCCGGAAGCTGTACCCTCATGTCAACATCATATACGCAGACTATTACAACGCTCTGTTACGCCTTTCCCAAGAACCAACCAAATTTG GGTTCATAGACAGACGCTTGCCTGCTTGCTGCGGTTTTGGTGAGAAGGGGATGGAATGTTGTAGTGATCCTTCAAAGTATGTGAGTTGGGACTCTGTTCATATGACTGAGGCTGCGTACAGATTTATGGCTGAGGGGGTTCTTAAGGGACCCTATGCCATTCCACCTTTTGATTGGTCTTGCCTCAACCCTGAAATTAAGAACAGTGGATCATCTGACACAAAAAAGTATCATTTGATGAACCACTAA
- the LOC125576480 gene encoding GDSL esterase/lipase At1g28580-like encodes MASPDPPHLTKKLLSFFLSTLFLTIVVNSETHCRNFKSIISFGDSTADTGNLIGLSDPDDLPAAAFPPYGETFFHHPTGRFSNGRLIIDFIAEFLGLPFVPPFYGSQNANFEKGVNFAVGGATALEHSFLVERGINLDFTNVSLGVQLQSFKDALPSLCGSPSDCRDMIENALILMGEIGGNDYNYPLFLGKPIQEVRELVPLVVTTISSAITELISMGGKTFLVPGQFPLGCSTTYLQSYKTSNAEEYDSTGCLKWLNEFGKNQGDQLLVELKKLQKLYPHVYIIYADYYNILLRFIQEPAKYGFLSKPSPLPPCCGTGGSYSSVFGRTFGLKGLKCCNDPSKYVDWDSAHMTEAAYRLMAEGVLKGPYAIPPFDWSCFNPEIKNSGSSDTEHSSM; translated from the exons ATGGCGTCTCCAGATCCTCCACACTTGACGAAGAAGCTCCTTAGCTTCTTTTTGTCTACTCTTTTTCTCACTATCGTCGTCAACTCGGAAACGCATTGCCGGAATTTCAAATCCATCATAAGTTTCGGCGATTCCACTGCCGACACCGGAAACTTGATTGGTCTCTCTGATCCTGACGATCTTCCTGCCGCCGCGTTTCCGCCGTACGGAGAAACATTCTTCCACCATCCCACGGGCCGTTTCTCAAATGGTCGCCTCATCATCGATTTCATTG CTGAATTCTTGGGTCTTCCATTTGTGCCTCCTTTTTATGGATCTCAAAATGCAAACTTTGAGAAGGGAGTTAATTTCGCTGTGGGAGGAGCAACGGCACTGGAACATTCCTTTCTCGTGGAGAGAGGGATTAATCTTGATTTCACCAATGTTAGTTTAGGAGTTCAGCTTCAGAGCTTCAAGGATGCTCTGCCTAGCTTATGTGGTTCCCCATCAG ACTGCAGAGATATGATCGAAAATGCGTTGATTCTCATGGGAGAAATTGGAGGGAATGACTATAATTACCCACTCTTTCTTGGCAAACCCATTCAAGAGGTCAGAGAGCTGGTTCCACTTGTGGTCACTACTATATCCTCTGCAATCACG GAGTTGATCAGTATGGGTGGGAAAACATTTCTTGTGCCCGGACAGTTCCCGCTTGGATGCTCCACTACCTACTTGCAATCATACAAAACATCAAACGCTGAAGAATATGATTCTACGGGTTGTTTGAAATGGCTGAACGAGTTTGGAAAAAACCAGGGCGACCAGCTTCTAGTAGAACTCAAGAAGCTCCAGAAGCTGTACCCTCATGTCTACATCATATACGCAGACTACTACAACATTTTGCTTCGCTTTATCCAAGAACCAGCTAAATACG GGTTCTTAAGCAAACCCTCACCCTTGCCCCCTTGCTGCGGTACTGGAGGATCGTACAGTTCCGTATTTGGTAGGACATTTGGCTTAAAAGGACTTAAATGTTGTAATGATCCTTCAAAGTATGTGGACTGGGACAGTGCTCATATGACTGAGGCTGCGTACAGATTGATGGCTGAGGGTGTACTTAAGGGACCCTATGCCATCCCTCCTTTCGATTGGTCTTGCTTCAACCCTGAAATTAAGAACAGTGGCTCATCTGATACAGAGCATTCTTCGATGTAA
- the LOC106358063 gene encoding GDSL esterase/lipase At1g28570-like precursor (The RefSeq protein has 5 substitutions, 3 frameshifts compared to this genomic sequence) — MKKLLSFFLSTLFLLTVVNSETTCRNFKSIISFGDSIADTGNLLGLSDPNNLPKVAFPPYGETFFHHPTGRFSNGRLIIDFIAEFLGFPLVPPFYGSQNANFEKGVNFAVGGATALEPSVLEERGIHFAYTNVSLGVQLQSFKDSLPNLCGSPTDCRHMIENALILMGEIGGNDYNYPLFLGKPIEEIRELVPLVITTIPSAITELIGMGGRTFLVPGEFPIGCAVIYLTLYKTPNKEAYDSSGCLKWLNEFAVYHDDQLQAELNKLRRLYPHVNIIYADYYNALLRLSQEPTKFGFIDRALPACCGFGEKGMECCSGPSKYVSWDSVHMTEAAYRFMAEGVLKGPYAIPPFDWSCLNPEIKNSGSSDTKSII; from the exons ATGAAGAAGCTCCTTAGCTTCTTTTTATCTACTCTTTTCCTACTCACTGTCGTCAACTCTGAGACGACTTGCCGGAACTTCAAATCGATCATCAGCTTCGGCGACTCCATTGCCGACACTGGAAACTTGCTCGGCCTCTCTGATCCTAACAATCTTCCTAAAGTAGCGTTTCCGCCGTACGGAGAAACGTTCTTCCATCATCCCACAGGCCGTTTCTCAAACGGTCGCCTCATCATCGATTTCATTG CTGAATTCTTGGGGTTTCCGCTCGTACCACCTTTTTACGGATCTCAAAATGCAAACTTTGAGAAAGGAGTTAATTTCGCGGTCGGGGGAGCAACGGCACTTGAGCCTTCAGTTCTCGAGGAGAGAGGGATTCATTTTGCTTACACCAACGTCAGTTTAGGAGTTCAGCTCCAGAGCTTCAAGGATAGTTTGCCTAACCTTTGTGGCTCCCCAACAG ACTGCAGAGATATGATCGAAAATGCTTTGATTCTCATGGGAGAAATTGGAGGGAATGACTATAATTACCCACTCTTTCTTGGCAAACCCATTGAAGAGATCAGAGAGCTGGTTCCACTTGTGATCACTACTATCTCTTCTGCAATCACG gAGTTGATTAGTATGGGGGGAAGAACATTTCTGGTGCCAGGAGAGTTCCCGATCGGATGCGCAGTAATCTACTTGACATTATATAAAACACCAAACAAGGAAGCATACGATTCTTCAGGTTGTTTGAAATGGCTGAACGAGTTTGCAGTATACCACGACGACCAGCTTCAGGCAGAACTCAACAAGCTCCGGAAGCTGTACCCTCATGTCAACATCATATACGCAGACTATTACAACGCTCTGTTACGCCTTTCCCAAGAACCAACCAAATTTG GGTTCATAGACAGACGCTTGCCTGCTTGCTGCGGTTTTGGTGAGAAGGGGATGGAATGTTGTAGTGATCCTTCAAAGTATGTGAGTTGGGACTCTGTTCATATGACTGAGGCTGCGTACAGATTTATGGCTGAGGGGGTTCTTAAGGGACCCTATGCCATTCCACCTTTTGATTGGTCTTGCCTCAACCCTGAAATTAAGAACAGTGGATCATCTGACACAAAAA GTATCATTTGA